The Candidatus Hydrogenedentota bacterium genome has a segment encoding these proteins:
- a CDS encoding TatD family hydrolase, translating into MKYIEPHGHMVSRTTDDYERMALAGCVAISEPAFWAGFDRASVKGFYDYFRQLTEYEPARAKKFGIQHYCWICINPKEGDDPGFAREVIAIIPEFLQKPNVLGVGEIGLNKNTRNELSILEEQISLALQHDQLILVHTPHLEDKRKGTLIILDALKNHGADPGRVLIDHVEEHTVAEVLDRGYWAGMTLYPETKCTSQRAADIIEMHGTERLWMNSACDWGISDPLAVPKARIELKRRGHSDATIQRLTWDNPRTFLGQSANFRVAE; encoded by the coding sequence GTGAAGTACATCGAACCGCACGGACACATGGTTTCCCGCACGACGGACGACTACGAGCGCATGGCGCTGGCGGGTTGCGTGGCGATTTCGGAGCCGGCCTTCTGGGCGGGCTTTGACCGCGCATCGGTGAAGGGCTTTTACGACTACTTCCGGCAGCTGACGGAATACGAGCCGGCGCGGGCGAAGAAATTCGGCATTCAGCACTACTGCTGGATCTGCATCAACCCGAAGGAAGGCGACGACCCCGGCTTCGCGCGGGAGGTCATCGCGATTATCCCGGAATTCCTCCAGAAGCCCAATGTTCTGGGCGTCGGCGAAATCGGCCTCAACAAGAACACCCGCAACGAGCTGTCCATCCTCGAAGAGCAGATCAGCCTCGCGCTCCAGCACGACCAGCTCATCCTCGTGCATACCCCCCACCTCGAAGACAAGCGCAAGGGCACGCTGATCATCCTCGACGCCCTCAAGAACCACGGCGCCGACCCCGGCCGCGTCCTCATCGACCACGTCGAGGAACACACCGTCGCCGAGGTCCTCGATCGCGGCTACTGGGCCGGTATGACCCTCTACCCCGAAACCAAATGCACCAGCCAGCGCGCCGCCGACATCATCGAAATGCACGGCACGGAGCGGCTCTGGATGAATTCCGCCTGCGACTGGGGCATCAGCGATCCGCTGGCGGTGCCGAAGGCAAGGATCGAGCTCAAGCGCCGGGGGCACTCGGACGCGACGATCCAGCGGCTGACGTGGGACAACCCGCGGACGTTCCTGGGGCAGTCGGCGAATTTTCGGGTGGCGGAATAG
- a CDS encoding 3-dehydroquinate synthase, with protein sequence MELDATFRVQYAHRLRCTRGVFQIDNPLLADLAEAPEGSRARCVLVVDEGLARAQSELLREAAGYFDAHHDRLELVAPPCVLPGGETAKRDRATLDRALELISEAHLCRRSYVIVAGGGALLDAVGLAASLAHRGVRLIRIATTTLSQSDSALGVKNGINAFDQKNYLGVYDVPWAVIHDEATLATLDDEDWAAGFSEAVKVALLKDPALFDAIERSASAIHARDEEAAIPILRASAKHHFDHITRNGDPFERGEARPLDFGHWAAHKLEQLSRYEVRHGTAVAIGLALDVTYARLQGWLPEAEHERILHCLDALGFPRYHAAMADGDALLCGLAEFQEHLGGQRSIPMIRAAGDAFEVHEIDDAVMKQALETLRAWQPALAEPGSGLP encoded by the coding sequence ATGGAACTCGATGCCACATTCCGCGTTCAGTACGCGCACCGGTTGCGCTGTACCCGCGGGGTGTTCCAGATAGACAATCCCCTGCTTGCGGACCTTGCGGAGGCCCCGGAAGGGTCCCGCGCGCGTTGCGTCCTGGTTGTGGACGAAGGGCTGGCGCGCGCCCAGTCCGAATTGCTGCGCGAGGCCGCCGGCTATTTCGACGCGCACCACGACCGCCTGGAGTTGGTCGCGCCGCCCTGCGTGCTGCCGGGCGGCGAGACGGCCAAGCGCGATCGCGCGACGCTGGATCGGGCCCTCGAACTGATCAGCGAGGCGCACCTCTGCCGCCGCTCGTATGTGATTGTGGCGGGGGGCGGCGCGCTGTTGGATGCGGTAGGGCTGGCGGCCTCCTTAGCGCACCGGGGTGTGCGCCTGATCCGCATCGCAACGACCACGTTGAGCCAGTCGGATTCGGCGCTGGGGGTGAAAAACGGCATCAACGCGTTCGACCAGAAGAACTACCTGGGGGTTTACGATGTGCCGTGGGCGGTGATCCACGACGAGGCTACGCTTGCGACGCTGGACGACGAAGACTGGGCCGCGGGCTTCAGCGAGGCGGTGAAGGTGGCGCTGCTCAAGGATCCGGCGCTTTTTGACGCCATCGAGCGAAGCGCGAGCGCAATCCACGCGCGGGACGAAGAGGCGGCGATCCCGATTTTGCGCGCTTCGGCGAAGCACCATTTCGACCACATTACGCGGAACGGCGACCCCTTTGAACGGGGCGAGGCGCGCCCGCTCGATTTCGGGCACTGGGCGGCGCACAAGCTCGAACAGCTGAGCCGCTACGAAGTGCGGCACGGGACGGCGGTGGCTATCGGGCTGGCGCTGGACGTGACCTATGCGCGGTTGCAGGGCTGGCTGCCCGAGGCGGAGCATGAACGCATCCTCCATTGCCTGGACGCCCTGGGCTTTCCGCGTTATCACGCCGCGATGGCGGACGGCGACGCGCTGCTCTGCGGCCTGGCGGAGTTTCAGGAACACCTGGGCGGCCAACGGTCGATCCCCATGATCCGCGCGGCGGGGGACGCCTTCGAAGTGCATGAAATAGACGATGCCGTAATGAAACAGGCCCTGGAAACGCTCCGGGCCTGGCAACCGGCCCTCGCTGAACCGGGGAGCGGACTACCATGA
- a CDS encoding aminotransferase class III-fold pyridoxal phosphate-dependent enzyme, giving the protein MTPSPAPFRPVQISLADLCGREFVAAAAGARAWLTGEHATALEAEAVRPVSFFPVAFEQRLIDMLPHVGAVVAPSLPGSAAGASTANFNRATRAAMAPLSGLGYFRIGEDGRLYLATKSEHYHASLGHGFPGYALVDIAKRLGIPNATHNNTRGHITRRLEEELVAAANGISPDDHAAMGLVLASDRLDVLNRVLNLETGSLAVEAALKMILARFYRMQTGLAEPRYAGKTPVVLVMGDADGKVAGNYHGTTVLTQVMRGMWGGLARKLDAAGAFQVRAIRPNNIADVEAAFRECNTGDTRIAGFFHEIVMMNYGGVLLTKEFLQQAYALCHAHGVPVVCDEIQSCVWSSEVFLFREYGLKPSFVSAGKGFPGGEYPASRIVFSAAMDNDLPQFGALVTNGQEELASLAYLVTMKWVQANGAAIAANGEYYAARLREVAARFDGLITGIEGKGHMSSIMVADLDAAKAIAALLVESGLDISVQAYKADCPPALLSKLPLIAGREVIDCVVAKIEAALATYSGALLAAGH; this is encoded by the coding sequence ATGACACCCTCCCCAGCACCGTTCAGGCCGGTCCAAATATCGCTCGCGGACCTCTGCGGGCGCGAATTCGTCGCGGCGGCGGCGGGCGCCCGCGCCTGGCTCACCGGCGAACACGCCACCGCGCTCGAGGCCGAGGCCGTCCGTCCGGTGTCCTTCTTTCCCGTCGCCTTCGAACAGCGCCTGATCGATATGCTGCCCCACGTCGGCGCGGTGGTCGCGCCCTCGCTTCCCGGATCCGCCGCCGGCGCCTCGACGGCGAATTTCAACCGCGCGACGCGGGCGGCGATGGCACCCCTGAGTGGTCTGGGCTACTTCCGCATCGGGGAAGACGGGCGGCTGTACCTGGCGACGAAGAGCGAACACTACCACGCTTCGCTGGGACACGGGTTTCCCGGCTACGCGCTGGTGGACATCGCGAAGCGCCTCGGAATTCCCAACGCGACCCACAACAACACCCGCGGGCACATCACCCGCCGCCTGGAAGAGGAGCTGGTGGCGGCGGCGAACGGAATCTCCCCGGACGACCACGCGGCGATGGGTCTGGTGCTGGCGTCGGACCGTCTCGACGTCCTGAACCGCGTGCTGAACCTGGAAACGGGCAGCCTCGCGGTGGAGGCCGCCCTGAAAATGATCCTCGCGCGCTTCTACCGCATGCAGACAGGGCTCGCGGAGCCGCGCTACGCGGGGAAGACGCCCGTGGTGCTTGTCATGGGCGACGCCGACGGCAAGGTCGCGGGGAATTACCACGGCACCACCGTCCTGACCCAGGTGATGCGCGGCATGTGGGGGGGGCTGGCGCGCAAGCTCGATGCCGCGGGCGCGTTCCAGGTGCGCGCCATTCGCCCGAACAACATTGCCGATGTGGAAGCGGCCTTTCGCGAGTGCAATACGGGCGACACCCGGATCGCCGGCTTCTTCCACGAGATCGTCATGATGAACTACGGCGGCGTCCTGCTGACGAAGGAATTCCTCCAACAGGCCTACGCCCTGTGCCACGCGCACGGCGTGCCGGTCGTGTGCGACGAGATACAGTCCTGCGTCTGGAGTTCGGAGGTGTTCCTCTTCCGCGAATACGGCCTCAAGCCCTCCTTCGTCTCGGCCGGAAAGGGCTTCCCCGGGGGCGAATATCCCGCCTCGCGCATCGTCTTCAGCGCGGCGATGGACAACGACCTGCCGCAGTTCGGCGCGCTCGTCACCAACGGCCAGGAAGAACTCGCATCCCTCGCTTACCTGGTCACGATGAAGTGGGTACAGGCCAACGGCGCGGCCATCGCCGCCAACGGCGAGTACTACGCCGCGCGCCTGCGCGAAGTCGCCGCGCGATTCGACGGGCTCATCACCGGCATCGAGGGCAAAGGCCACATGTCGAGCATTATGGTCGCCGATCTGGACGCCGCCAAAGCCATCGCCGCGCTCTTGGTGGAGTCGGGCCTCGATATCAGCGTACAGGCCTACAAGGCCGATTGCCCGCCCGCGCTCTTGAGCAAGCTCCCCCTGATCGCGGGGCGTGAAGTAATCGATTGCGTGGTGGCCAAAATCGAGGCCGCCCTGGCAACCTATTCCGGCGCCCTGCTCGCCGCGGGACACTAA
- a CDS encoding type II toxin-antitoxin system HicB family antitoxin has product MRIYHFAAVIEKDEDGYYAFCPELQGCYSSGDTFEEARANLADAIRLHVEDRLAGGEEIKVSESINLTTVEVAV; this is encoded by the coding sequence ATGAGAATCTATCATTTCGCCGCCGTGATCGAGAAAGACGAAGATGGCTATTACGCTTTCTGTCCTGAACTACAGGGGTGCTACTCCAGCGGCGACACCTTTGAGGAGGCCCGGGCCAACCTTGCCGACGCCATCCGGCTCCACGTCGAAGACCGCCTGGCTGGCGGCGAGGAAATCAAAGTCTCCGAGAGCATCAATCTTACCACGGTCGAAGTGGCCGTATGA
- a CDS encoding DeoR/GlpR transcriptional regulator has product MTPAPPRKQTSTRRREQILEFLAAEGEVFVLDLAERFGVAPMTIRRDLEALERQNVLTRTHGGAIFSKQSVAEFAFLERNRTSILEKQAIAREAAALVEPGMTIVMDTGTTTLEVARALRGVERLTVLTSSLAVASELHTHPDMEIVLLGGNVGKNSPDLFGALTEDNLRRFRVQLAILGADALDERGLYTSGLHVARVSEAMIDVARDTVLVADSRKFRRHSFVKFADWPSIRHLVTDDSVAEIDRAWLEQSVRDVRYARPDTDALAGGPGAC; this is encoded by the coding sequence ATGACGCCTGCCCCCCCCAGAAAACAGACCTCCACGCGCCGCCGCGAACAGATCCTCGAATTCCTGGCGGCGGAGGGCGAGGTCTTCGTGCTGGATCTGGCCGAACGCTTCGGCGTCGCGCCCATGACCATCCGCCGCGATCTGGAGGCCTTGGAGCGCCAGAACGTCCTGACGCGCACGCACGGCGGCGCCATTTTCTCGAAGCAGTCGGTGGCGGAGTTCGCGTTCCTCGAGCGCAACCGCACGAGCATCCTGGAAAAACAGGCGATCGCGCGGGAAGCCGCCGCCCTCGTGGAGCCGGGCATGACCATCGTCATGGACACCGGCACCACCACGCTGGAAGTCGCACGCGCGCTTCGCGGGGTCGAGCGGCTTACCGTGCTTACGTCCTCGCTCGCCGTGGCCTCCGAGTTGCACACCCACCCGGACATGGAAATCGTGTTGCTCGGCGGCAACGTGGGGAAGAACAGCCCCGATCTCTTCGGCGCGCTCACGGAGGACAACCTCCGGCGCTTCCGCGTGCAACTCGCCATCCTGGGGGCCGACGCGCTCGACGAGCGCGGCCTCTACACCTCCGGCCTCCATGTCGCGCGGGTGTCCGAGGCGATGATCGACGTCGCGCGGGATACCGTGCTCGTGGCGGACAGCCGGAAATTCCGGCGCCATTCCTTCGTGAAATTCGCCGACTGGCCGAGCATTCGCCACCTCGTCACGGACGATAGCGTGGCGGAAATTGATCGCGCCTGGCTGGAGCAATCGGTGCGGGATGTGCGCTACGCGCGCCCGGACACCGACGCGTTGGCGGGAGGTCCCGGCGCATGCTGA